The Clostridium bornimense genome includes a region encoding these proteins:
- a CDS encoding GNAT family N-acetyltransferase: MEFKAKKIILKDGTECVLRSPNRNDAAKMIEYLKMTSGETHFMTRYPEEITLTVDQEVKILGDHLNSDTDLMIAAFINDDLAGNAAISCSNNLIKLKHRASFGISIKEKYWNLGIGNILINEILNQSKLMGYEQVELGVFSDNYKAQAIYKKHGFEEWGTIKNSFKLKDGTYVDEILMGKIL, translated from the coding sequence ATGGAATTTAAGGCTAAAAAAATCATATTAAAAGATGGTACTGAATGTGTTTTAAGAAGTCCAAATAGAAACGATGCAGCAAAAATGATTGAATATCTTAAAATGACCTCAGGAGAAACACATTTTATGACAAGATACCCCGAAGAGATTACTCTTACTGTTGATCAAGAAGTAAAAATACTTGGAGATCATTTGAATAGCGATACCGATCTCATGATTGCGGCTTTTATTAATGATGACCTTGCTGGTAATGCAGCTATATCTTGTTCTAATAATCTTATAAAACTTAAACATAGAGCAAGTTTTGGTATCTCCATCAAAGAAAAATATTGGAATCTTGGCATTGGTAATATTCTTATAAATGAGATTCTCAACCAAAGTAAATTAATGGGCTATGAACAGGTGGAACTTGGTGTTTTTTCTGACAATTATAAAGCTCAAGCTATATATAAAAAACATGGATTTGAAGAATGGGGCACTATTAAAAATTCATTCAAACTTAAAGATGGAACATATGTCGATGAAATTCTAATGGGTAAAATACTCTAG